One region of Streptomyces sp. CG4 genomic DNA includes:
- a CDS encoding heme-binding protein, with protein MNTDTLEKSCPASSITQAAAGALVAAVHMAAARIGFAAAVAVTDPGGHLKAFDRADGVPFLAAEVAVDKAWTVASFHIPTHVWNDYLADPRVAPLAGHPRLMAVGGGYPIVDNGRCVGGLGISGGSYEQDQQAAEEALVALGFELPTH; from the coding sequence ATGAACACCGACACGCTCGAAAAGTCCTGCCCCGCCTCCTCGATCACTCAGGCCGCCGCCGGTGCACTTGTCGCGGCGGTGCACATGGCCGCCGCCCGGATCGGCTTCGCCGCTGCCGTCGCCGTCACCGACCCGGGCGGGCACCTCAAGGCGTTCGACCGCGCCGACGGCGTGCCCTTCCTCGCCGCCGAGGTGGCTGTCGACAAGGCTTGGACCGTGGCCTCCTTCCACATCCCCACCCACGTGTGGAACGACTACCTCGCTGATCCGCGGGTCGCGCCGCTGGCCGGTCACCCCCGCCTGATGGCGGTCGGCGGCGGCTACCCGATCGTCGACAACGGTCGGTGTGTGGGAGGTCTCGGAATCTCCGGCGGCAGCTACGAGCAGGACCAGCAGGCCGCCGAAGAAGCCCTGGTCGCCCTCGGGTTCGAGCTGCCCACTCACTGA